The Helianthus annuus cultivar XRQ/B chromosome 16, HanXRQr2.0-SUNRISE, whole genome shotgun sequence genome includes a window with the following:
- the LOC110917469 gene encoding eukaryotic translation initiation factor 4G: MSVNQSRGDKNEPPHYRSSGRSANFSGGGGGRGGRGGGTTGPSSSAYYSGKSFKKVVSYAQGGYSNANLGPSSSSSSGGRAPLNGAHVQPPLRGTPDASSTGGVVKPADASVQKTTPGLPKAPLGSGSSTPVKGPADASKVFPLQFGSISPGVINGMQAHIDSLKAASSQNSDVPKQHLPRKDPGPVEQPGEARPVSKEKKDALSSPSGPFAAHAQKVFQGLPKKYSRDFLLTFSDHCTDLPKGFKITHDITAVLVVTGVDIAHEPYPSPGRGGGDRSVVGSRLNRQPSNVGLDDKWNRGSGGPMGPGWDSRLEMGYPSRGNHGVMRTPRGQPPVPQLQRNNSVSKRWQRATGHQKGLMSSPHTPMMHKAERKYEVGKVTDEEQAKQRRLKSILNKLTPQNFEKLFDQVKQVNIDNVNTLSGVIGQIFDKALMEPTFVEMYANFCSHLAVELPGLVDDNEKITFKRLLLNKCQEEFERGEREEEEANRTDVEGEIKQTEEEREEKRVKARRRMLGNIRFIGELYKKRMLTERIMHECIMKLLSFNQKNANPDEEDIEALCKLMSTIGEMIDHPKAKAHMDAYFDMMFQLSNNMALSSRVRFMLKDAIDLRKNKWQHRRKVEGPKKIEEVHRDAAQERQAQSSRLARGPNSNPSLRRGGQPMDFGPRGSAGVLSPNPQMGGGFRGYGSQDSRFDSFENRTLPVPLRPMGDEEAITLGPHGGLARGMSVRGQPTNGYGPSRDDLASRYTPERFSPRPTYDRPNIQQHNNMNHGNQDTRSIERGGFDRVLPPERARVSTSPQSDSSDKILSEDRLHDMSIEAIKEFYSARDEKEVALCIKDLNAPGFHPTMISIWVTDSFERKDMDRDLLAKLLVNLTKSQEGILTRESLVRGLELVLSTLEDAVNDAPKAAEFLGRMLARLLLENAIPYKEVWRLIYAGGEEQGRLVEMGLAAEVVGVVLEIIKSEKGDPFLNEMRAASNLRVEVFRSPKTSRLDKFI; encoded by the exons ATGTCCGTTAATCAATCAAGAGGCGACAAAAACGAGCCACCACACTACAGAAGTTCCGGTAGATCCGCTAACTTTTCAGGTGGCGGTGGTGGTCGTGGTGGTCGTGGCGGTGGTACCACTGGTCCTTCATCCTCTGCGTATTATTCCGGCAAAAG CTTTAAGAAAGTGGTTAGTTATGCACAAGGAGGATATTCGAATGCGAATTTGGGACCTTCAAGTTCTTCTTCTAGTGGTGGTAGAGCTCCACTGAATGGTGCACATGTTCAACCGCCATTAAGAG GGACACCTGATGCTTCATCTACTGGTGGTGTTGTGAAGCCGGCTGATGCATCGGTCCAGAAAACCACACCGGGCCTGCCCAAGGCTCCACTCGGTTCTGGTTCTTCTACGCCTGTTAAGG GTCCCGCAGATGCTTCCAAGGTTTTTCCTCTTCAGTTTGGGTCAATAAGTCCTGGTGTTATCAACGGAATGCAG GCTCATATTGATTCCTTAAAGGCTGCATCTTCCCAAAATTCAGATGTTCCAAAACAACACTTACCAAGGAAAGATCCGGGGCCTGTTGAACAGCCAGGTGAGGCCCGTCCAGTCTCAAAAGAGAAAAAAGACGCGCTTTCTTCACCTTCTGGGCCTTTTGCAGCTCATGCTCAGAAAGTATTCCAGGGACTTCCTAAAAAGTATTCCAGAGACTTCCTACTGACATTCTCTGATCACTGTACCGATCTTCCAAAAGGTTTTAAGATTACACATGATATAACTGCAGTGTTGGTAGTAACGGGTGTCGATATTGCTCATGAACCATACCCTAGCCCGGGTAGAGGTGGTGGTGATAGGTCAGTAGTGGGGTCACGGCTAAACCGTCAACCAAGTAACGTTGGTCTTGATGACAAATGGAATAGAGGGTCAGGAGGACCCATGGGTCCAGGATGGGACTCAAGACTTGAGATGGGCTACCCTTCAAGAGGGAACCATGGTGTGATGAGGACCCCACGCGGTCAGCCACCAGTCCCACAGTTGCAACGTAATAACTCTGTGTCAAAGAGGTGGCAACGGGCTACTGGTCATCAAAAGGGGTTAATGTCGTCGCCTCACACTCCGATGATGCATAAAGCCGAAAGGAAGTATGAAGTTGGTAAAGTAACAGATGAGGAACAGGCGAAACAAAGACGATTGAAAAGTATTCTAAACAAGTTGACACCACAAAACTTTGAGAAACTGTTTGatcaagtcaaacaagtcaataTTGACAATGTGAATACTCTGTCTGGTGTGATTGGTCAAATATTTGATAAGGCTTTAATGGAACCGACGTTTGTTGAAATGTATGCCAACTTTTGTTCTCATTTAGCCGTAGAGTTGCCTGGTTTGGTTGACGACAACGAGAAGATTACTTTCAAGAGGTTATTATTGAATAAATGTCAGGAGGAATTtgaaagaggagagagagaagaagaagaagcgaATAGAACTGATGTAGAAGGTGAGATTAAGCAGACGGAAGAAGAACGAGAAGAAAAACGAGTAAAGGCACGTAGACGTATGTTGGGTAATATAAGATTTATCGGTGAATTATACAAGAAAAGAATGCTAACAGAAAGAATCATGCATGAATGCATAATGAAATTGTTGAGTTTTAATCAGAAGAATGCTAACCCTGACGAGGAAGATATAGAGGCGTTGTGCAAGTTAATGAGTACAATCGGGGAGATGATTGATCACCCAAAAGCTAAAGCACACATGGATGCTTATTTTGATATGATGTTTCAGCTATCAAATAATATGGCACTTTCTTCTCGAGTTAGGTTCATGTTGAAAGACGCAATTGACCTTAGAAAGAACAAATGGCAACACAGAAGGAAGGTTGAAGGTCCAAAAAAGATCGAAGAGGTGCACCGGGATGCTGCTCAAGAACGCCAGGCCCAATCCAGCAGACTGGCCCGTGGGCCTAATTCTAACCCGTCACTTAGGAGAGGGGGTCAACCCATGGACTTTGGACCAAGAGGGTCAGCAGGTGTTTTATCTCCCAACCCTCAAATGGGTGGTGGTTTTCGTGGTTATGGCAGTCAAGATTCAAGATTTGACTCTTTTGAGAATAGGACTTTACCGGTTCCGTTGAGACCCATGGGCGATGAGGAGGCTATAACCCTCGGGCCACATGGTGGTCTAGCCAGAGGGATGTCTGTTAGGGGTCAACCTACTAATGGTTATG GTCCATCACGTGATGATCTAGCTTCAAGATACACGCCTGAAAGGTTCTCACCTCGACCAACTTATGACCGACCCAATATACAACAACACAACAACATGAACCATGGGAACCAAGACACCAGGAGTATAGAGCGTGGTGGGTTTGACCGAGTTTTaccacctgaacgggctcgtgtgtctACTTCCCCACAAAGTGATTCTTCAGATAAAATCTTGTCTGAAGATCGCTTGCATGATATGTCCATTGAGGCCATTAAAGAATTTTACAG tGCTAGAGATGAAAAGGAGGTTGCTTTGTGCATCAAAGATCTGAATGCACCCGGGTTTCATCCAACAATGATATCCATTTGGGTGACTGATTCTTTTGAGAGGAAAGATATGGACCGTGATTTACTTGCTAAACTTCTCGTCAATCTTACAAAATCTCAAGAAGGAATCCTTACTCGAGAGTCCCTTGTTAGagg GTTGGAGTTGGTTTTGTCAACATTGGAGGATGCAGTGAACGATGCACCAAAAGCAGCAGAATTTCTTGGGCGTATGCTTGCAAGATTACTTTTAGAAAATGCGATCCCTTATAAAGAAGTGTGGCGTTTGATATACGCGGGTGGTGAAGAGCAAGGACGGCTGGTGGAAATGGGTCTTGCAGCCGAGGTTGTTGGAGTCGTTCTTGAGATAATTAAATCAGAAAAAGGCGATCCCTTTCTAAACGAAATGCGTGCAGCTTCTAACCTTCGCGTAGAGGTTTTCCGTTCACCAAAAACATCAAGATTAGATAAGTTTATTTAG